Proteins co-encoded in one Sediminispirochaeta bajacaliforniensis DSM 16054 genomic window:
- the aroF gene encoding 3-deoxy-7-phosphoheptulonate synthase, producing MIVVLKQNISPENKEHARQFLSRKGFSVREIVGEEETILGAVGKARIDQREVELLPGVDRVIPISKPYKLASRELKKQDTIVPVGRVRIGGNRVVVIAGPCAVESREQIMEAAQAVREGGAVLLRGGAFKPRTSPYSFQGLGEEGLKLLKEAGEKYDLPIVTEIVGTDYADLMNDYVDVFQVGARNMQNFELLKRVGSLGKPVILKRGLSATIEEWLMAAEYLMAHGSDNVILCERGIRTFETYTRNTLDLSAIPVVKKLSHLPVLVDPSHGTGLREKVHPMALAAVAAGADGLMVEVHPHPEQALSDGPQSLLPDQFEKLMRDLQALSPVIEREIERVPVSIASPTVSVNGKSSGKIAFQGMHGAYSERAIVRYFGEEASTLPCPSFRSVFETVLSGQVRFGVVPIENSLAGTIYENIDLLQQYPDITIVGEQKVRIIHNLIGQKGADIADVRKVFSHPQGLAQCSAFFDRHPEMERVPFYDTAGAVAKVSQMNDPQCAAIAGEEAAKTYNMEILQKGIETNPRNYTRFFVITRSDDPVTALRERVSMAAVSFATPDQPGALFACLKVFADNGLNMKKLESRPIEGKPWQYRFFVALEVTDEEVLKKSLTALEPVSDDLRFLGVYESR from the coding sequence ATGATTGTCGTACTGAAACAAAATATATCTCCCGAAAATAAAGAACATGCCCGGCAGTTTCTCTCCCGGAAAGGGTTTTCGGTGAGGGAGATCGTCGGTGAAGAGGAAACCATCCTCGGTGCTGTTGGAAAAGCTCGGATCGATCAACGTGAAGTCGAACTGCTGCCTGGGGTTGACCGGGTTATTCCGATAAGCAAACCATACAAGCTTGCAAGTCGTGAGTTGAAAAAGCAGGATACCATTGTTCCGGTAGGCCGGGTCAGGATCGGCGGTAACCGTGTCGTAGTTATTGCCGGACCTTGTGCCGTGGAGTCTCGTGAACAGATTATGGAAGCCGCCCAGGCGGTCCGTGAAGGCGGGGCTGTCTTGCTTCGCGGCGGGGCGTTTAAACCCCGAACCAGTCCCTACTCCTTTCAGGGCCTTGGAGAAGAGGGGTTGAAACTCCTTAAGGAAGCGGGAGAAAAGTACGACCTTCCGATTGTGACCGAGATTGTGGGAACCGACTACGCCGACCTGATGAACGATTATGTCGATGTTTTTCAGGTCGGAGCCAGAAATATGCAGAATTTTGAGCTTCTGAAACGGGTCGGGTCTCTGGGCAAGCCTGTTATCCTGAAACGGGGGCTTTCCGCCACCATTGAAGAGTGGCTGATGGCGGCGGAATACCTTATGGCTCACGGCAGCGATAATGTGATTCTATGTGAACGGGGAATCAGGACCTTTGAGACTTATACCAGAAACACCCTTGACCTCTCTGCTATTCCCGTCGTTAAGAAATTGAGCCATCTGCCGGTGCTGGTCGATCCCAGTCATGGCACGGGGCTCAGGGAAAAGGTCCATCCTATGGCTCTGGCCGCTGTTGCCGCAGGGGCGGACGGCCTTATGGTGGAGGTCCATCCCCATCCTGAACAGGCCCTCTCCGACGGCCCTCAGTCCCTTCTTCCCGATCAATTTGAAAAGCTGATGCGTGACCTCCAGGCACTGAGCCCTGTCATAGAACGAGAAATAGAACGGGTTCCGGTCTCAATTGCATCGCCGACTGTTTCCGTAAACGGAAAATCTTCCGGAAAGATTGCTTTTCAGGGAATGCATGGGGCCTACAGCGAACGGGCCATTGTGCGTTATTTTGGGGAAGAGGCATCCACGCTTCCCTGCCCTTCCTTCAGATCGGTTTTCGAAACGGTTTTAAGCGGACAGGTTCGTTTCGGTGTGGTACCGATTGAGAATAGCCTGGCCGGCACCATCTACGAAAATATCGATCTTCTGCAGCAGTATCCCGATATCACCATTGTTGGGGAACAGAAGGTCAGGATCATCCACAACCTTATCGGACAAAAAGGAGCGGATATCGCCGACGTTCGTAAGGTTTTTAGTCATCCCCAGGGGCTTGCCCAGTGCTCGGCATTTTTTGACAGGCATCCTGAAATGGAGCGGGTTCCTTTCTATGATACCGCCGGGGCTGTGGCCAAGGTTTCTCAGATGAATGATCCGCAGTGTGCGGCTATTGCAGGAGAAGAGGCGGCAAAAACCTACAACATGGAGATCCTCCAGAAGGGGATCGAGACGAATCCGAGAAACTACACCCGCTTTTTCGTTATTACAAGAAGCGATGATCCCGTTACCGCTCTCCGGGAGAGGGTGAGTATGGCTGCTGTTTCTTTTGCAACCCCGGATCAACCAGGAGCCCTCTTTGCTTGTC
- a CDS encoding transglycosylase SLT domain-containing protein: MKIDLRRPTIRKFPFFLLMVPITLTCAHIVSRNEMPPEPAADLVDVEAVSGAADETSYSIDVAADDDIVLALYGNPMFHQQVKDFFTAETGSQRIADIVLQEAEKNDIPPTLAFALAWVESRYRTDAVNRNSGSVDRGLFQLNSHSFPHLSEEQFFDPVTNAKEGLHYLRYCLDVGENRVVALAMYNAGRSRVTGRGTPKMTLDYISRILDYQEELNERFEHLHLRGKSAAKEAGKVRYVLDRGKGSK; this comes from the coding sequence TTGAAGATTGATTTAAGGAGGCCCACCATCAGAAAGTTTCCATTTTTTCTGCTGATGGTACCGATTACCCTTACCTGTGCTCATATTGTTTCCAGAAATGAGATGCCGCCGGAGCCGGCTGCCGATCTTGTTGATGTGGAAGCTGTTTCCGGTGCTGCGGATGAGACGTCTTATTCCATAGATGTGGCGGCGGATGATGATATTGTTCTTGCACTTTACGGTAATCCGATGTTTCATCAGCAAGTGAAGGATTTTTTTACCGCAGAAACCGGTTCTCAGCGCATCGCCGATATCGTCCTGCAGGAAGCTGAGAAGAACGATATCCCCCCCACCCTTGCCTTTGCCCTTGCGTGGGTGGAAAGTCGCTATCGAACCGACGCCGTAAACCGTAATTCCGGTTCCGTCGACAGGGGATTGTTTCAGCTGAACAGTCACAGTTTCCCTCATCTTTCCGAAGAGCAGTTTTTTGATCCGGTGACGAATGCCAAAGAAGGCTTGCACTATCTGCGCTACTGTCTGGATGTCGGCGAGAATCGAGTGGTCGCTCTTGCCATGTATAACGCCGGGAGAAGCAGGGTCACCGGAAGGGGGACGCCCAAGATGACCCTGGACTATATATCACGGATCCTTGATTATCAGGAAGAACTCAATGAGCGATTTGAACATCTCCATCTTCGCGGAAAGAGTGCTGCGAAAGAGGCGGGGAAGGTTCGTTATGTACTTGACAGAGGGAAGGGAAGTAAATAG